The DNA region TGCCTCGGCGCTGGCGGCGTTAACCCTGCCTGAATCCTTCGTCATCTTCGATGCCCGTTATGGGTGGCTGTACCCGCCGCTGATCCACTTCCGGGACGATGGTGCCGATGTCAAAACCAAGGTTCTCCCGTTTCAGGGTCAGGATGCGTGGGTTGAGTTCGAGCTTCCCGGCGGGACGCTCGAACCTTACGAAATCAGCCTGAACCCGATCTCGCCTCCGACTCAGGGCGGGTTGGTGCTCAGCGGAAAGATCCCACGCTGGCTGTTTGCGACCCTCGTCCACCATCTGGCGCCCAACCATGCCTGGCTTGCCGTGGATGATCCGCGCCTTGACCGGGCGGTCATCGTTCACAGCAATTCCACCACCCACCGGACCGGGGATACGCTTTCGCGGCTGGTGAAGCCAGGCGACACCGGCTGAACAATTGCCAAATCTTGAAAGAACTATAAGATATTTTGGCATAAACCAATTAAGGAAAAATCGTATACCCGCCGCCTGGAATATCATGCAAATATCATAATGAAACTATTACGATTGATGGTTGAACTTGGAACCAGTCCGGTATAAAATGGAATGGATCTTGATGGGCAGGAAGTTAGGCGCTCGGGGTCGAATTTCAGCGGCACAATTGCTTAATGCGGAGGTACTATGAAGCATTTGACACTCACGATGCTGGATACCAGCGGAATTCAAGATTACATCTTCAAGAGCAACCGGTTGCAGGAGAATATTGGCGCATCTGAAATTGTTTATCGCGCCACAACACTGTGGGCTTTCGATGCGCTGACTAAGACTGGATTCAAGCACAATGTCACTGTGAAGGGTCCGTCCTGGCAGATCCTTGATGGGGATGTTGAGAAGGACGGTACGGCCCTTGATGCCGAGGTAGTCTATGCCGGCGGGGGGAATACCATGCTCATCTTCAAATCCCTGGAAGATGCAAAAAAATTTACCAGGCAGATTACGGCCATGGTCCTTAAAGATGCACCAGGTCTGACGCTTGTCGCCTCACATCTGGAATTTGATCCTGAATCCGTAAACCTGACGGATGCCCGTACGAACCTTTTACAACAACTCGCCGCTCAGAAACAGGCGCGCCAACCATCGGTGCCTGTACTGGGATTGAGCGTCAGCGCCGTCTGTCAATCCACAGGATTGCCGGCTGTACGCAATGATGTGGGAAAGTTGATCATCACCACCCATAATGAGACCAGAGAGATCCAACTGCGATTAAAGGGGCAGGAGGATGAGCCTCCTCGTCTTATTTCGCGAGAAATTGCCGCAAAACTGGCATGGCGTGATATGGCTGCCGAACGCCTCAAGAAGGACTTTGGCGATCATGCTTTCCCGTCGGACATTGACAATCTTGGGCGGTTGGAAGGGGATGAAAGTTATGTTGCCATCGTCCACGCGGATGGCAACCGCATGGGGGAACATCTGGAACAAGCCCTGCAAGGCATTGGAACCCTTGAACAGTGTAAAAAGGCGTTGCGAACCTTCTCCGAGAAGGTGAATGCTGCTGGTTTAAGTGCCGTCCGGCACGTTGTCGAATTAGTTGCAGAAGCCGTCAAGGATAAGCGCATTCCAAGTACCGATGATTACCTTCCCATCCGTCCGCTGGTCTTTGGCGGAGATGACATTACCTTGTTGTGCAATGGGCAGATCGGCATCTCCCTGGCTGCGGCTTATCTTGAAGCCTTTGAGAATGCCTTCAAGCAGGCTCCAATCGTCAAAGGACTCGAGGATGTCCATGCCCGTGCAGGGATTGCCATTGTCAAGATGCACTATCCCTTTGCCCGCGCCTACAAACTCAGCGAAGACCTTGTGTACAGCGCCAAAACTTTCATCATGCAAGAGAATAGCGGTGATTGCTCCGCCTTTGATTGGCACTATGCAACCGGTGGTCTGAGTGGCGATCTTGAATTTATCCGTGAGCGCGAATATACAGCTAGAAACGGTAAGCCTCTAAACCTGCGACCACTTCGTCTCGACCGCGGCGACTCCAAGCAGGGCGGCCGCTATTGGTATGGCGGTCTTGATGAGGTTGTTTTACAGTTCAAAAACGGCTCCTACTGGTCCAAGCGTAAGAACAAGGTGGTCGGCTTGCGTGAACCGCTCCGCAAAGGCGCCGACTCGGTAAGGATATACCGTACTAATTTCGAACTTCCCCTCCTGCCTGCGCTTGCCGGCGTGGACGCCCGTGAAAGCGGCTGGCAGGACGACCGATGTGTTTATTTTGACGCGGTCGAACTCTTCGACCAATACCTTCCGCTTGAAAAGGAGGCGCGATCATGACACCCACAAAGATCCGCATCACAGTCAAAAGCGCTGCCACATTTGGCAGAGGCGATGGTGTTGCCGGTTTTGTAGATCGTGAAATTGAGCATGACGCTAACGGCTTTCCCTTTTTGCGAGGAAAAACCCTGAAAGGGTTGCTTTCCGAATCGGCCGAGAACGTTGTCTTTGCCCTGGAGAAGCAATCAAATTTGCACGATTGGCGCGCAGCTAAGGATGAACTGTTTGGGAAACCGGGGCGCGGCAATGAAGAGCGCGGCTCCTTTCATATCAGTGATGCGATCCTGTCTGCCGGTTTACGTTCAGCCCTACAGAAGGAACTGGATGCTGGAACCATGACAAAGGAAGACATTCTCTATGGGTTGACCGGCATCCGCCGTCAGACCGCCATGAACGAATACGGCGCTCCTGAAAACGCCACATTGCGCTCCATGCGGGTCCTGCTGCCGGGTGTTGTCCTGGAAGCCGAACTGAATATGGGGAGTCCCACGGAGCAGCAGATCAGCCTGCTCGTCGCCGCCGCCTTGGACCTGCGCCGCGCTGGTACGGGACGCAACCGTGGAAGAGGTGCCGTCCTGGTTGAACTGGATGATGCAAATACGACGCAACGATATTTCGAAAAATTTGCAAAATTTGTTGAGGAGGTGGAGGCGTGATTGGTTTCACCTATACCCTTATTTTGAAAGAGCCTGTGCTTGCCAACAGCCTCTCCGGCGACACGAACAGCGCGCGCAGCCTGTCCTTCATTCCTGGTGGATTGGTTCGGGGGGCGTTGATTCAAAACTATGGTGGTATAAAACAGGCGGATGATGCGGATTTCCAACGACTTTTTCTCAATGGAAAGACCCGCTTTTTGCATGCCTATCCGGTTTGTGGCGGAAAGCGCATGCTTCCCACCCCGCTGGCGTGGAAAACTTACAAGGACGATCCCAACCACAAGCGTGGTATTGTCAACTTTTCCAAAGCGGTTATCAGCGATCCGAAGGTCAAAAAAGCACCCTTCCCGTTTTATTCGGTGAAGGATGATGTTGTTATTAAAGTAAAACAACAATGGCAGGTCAATGTCCATACCCAGCGCGATGCGGTCTTCGGCAGGGCAAAGGGACAGGGCAAAGGCACCGTTTTCCGCTATGAGGCTTTGCCGGCTGGTTTACACCTTCAGGGTGTGATCCTTGCGGATAACGAAGATGATGTTACTAAGATCAAGGAACTCCTGCAGGGTTCCATCCTGTTAGGCAAGGCTCGCACAGCCGGGTACGGCCAGGCTGAAGTGAAGGTCGGGGAGAATCTTTCTCCCGGCTGGCGCGAAGATGAGTATTCAGAGGCGCCGGCGGGGCGGGTCAACGAGTTCCAGGTCACCTTCCTCAGCGATGCGATCC from Anaerolineales bacterium includes:
- a CDS encoding RAMP superfamily CRISPR-associated protein; protein product: MTPTKIRITVKSAATFGRGDGVAGFVDREIEHDANGFPFLRGKTLKGLLSESAENVVFALEKQSNLHDWRAAKDELFGKPGRGNEERGSFHISDAILSAGLRSALQKELDAGTMTKEDILYGLTGIRRQTAMNEYGAPENATLRSMRVLLPGVVLEAELNMGSPTEQQISLLVAAALDLRRAGTGRNRGRGAVLVELDDANTTQRYFEKFAKFVEEVEA